CAAATGTCATTACTGTGACACGCGAAACGGTGCCCAACTTTCGACACCTGCTCCACGGTGGCAGACGCACGCCGACGCCGCGTGGGCGCGGCTCGCTCTCATTAGGCAGAGTGGATCTTGACGGAGTGCACTTCGCCCTCGTTCTCCTGTCGCAGGGACAATGCATAATCCGAGATATGTAGATTATCGTTCCTTGTTACCgcttttcaaaaagaaaaaaaaaaatgcaacgttTGCTCGCGTGATAAGTGGCATCAACCAGTCAATTGCTTTTACTTTTTTCGGCTCAACTCATCTGGTACtatcgcgaagaaaaaaaaatgcagtagcGCTTCTTCTGGTGTGTCTGTCTAGTAAAGTTCGCGGTACTGTCGCATCACGATTCAAATCCgccacttttgaagaaaaaaaaaactgtgtgtgtatgtgtgttttcgagagaaaaaaaatgtatgcagttgcactcgacgtgaaagctgtagaaagTGCATAGCAGTGGTTCGCCTGCCCTCAGGCGACGCTtacgttcacgggcaagcgcgcgctggcgttccagacgtgtagcctgctcggcgtccatggggAAAGGAAACGTTCACTTGTGATGCAGTGGTGCACTCTCCGCCCTCCTCCCTCCTACTGACCCCACATCTCTTCTCAtcctacttccctttcccaccccttgctatatataCTATACGCAGCTATGATACATGGCTATCCTATCAtggtttgcctgcgtgacgccaagcgaccaCATCAGATCACAGGAGATGACAGGAAACATGAGACGccagcctgggcccctaaagtgctccgcatttcGAAATGATTAAACCAATTCTCTGTCAATCTTCTGTCAGTCGTATTTGCTGGCGACGCGAGGTCTTGTTGCAAGATACGTTTCTTGCCAGTGCAGATCGAAACACCTTCGGACACGAGACTTCCGGCATTGCAGAATGCCCTCCGGTTCAAAGAGGAAGGAAAGTTTTTTTCCCCTTCTCCATTTTTCTGTTTGCCCGATAAAAAATACGGTACTGTAGTGACCGGTAGAACGCAAACCGATCAGGGCCGCGGTGCTTCGAGAAAAGGACCGTATACCGCACCGCCACTGTCTGTGGATCCTGTCGTCCATGGGGGTATTGTCGTTAccaccctgttttttttttccttcttattcGGTATACTATACGTCAACCGTGAGTAGCAGCAAACGCCGCACGGaagctgctctttttttttttttaccccgtTTGACGCGCCTTGTTTTGAGATCGTGCGAAACGGCGTGCTGGGGTGCTTTATCACGATTTCGTGCGCGTCGAACTAAGTTGTGCGACGAGAAAGGCGTTCTTGTACAGCACTCGTGTAAGCAGCACATTTTCGCATAGTACGGTGTATATGAAGTATCCAAGTTGGCAAGCCAAGGGACAGACTGAATGACCGCCGCTGTCTGTTAAACGGTGTAAATCAACCTTCACAACGTTTATGAAAGTGGCATACTTATGTTAGAGCGAAGCTGTATACGCCGAGGCAGAACGGGTGTCCGTTGACACGTTGTCCATAGTGTAGGCATGTGCCGCAGtgattggacaagccccactacccgCCACTGCGCCATTAAAAGCGAAGTTTGCGGGCAAAAACGCAtgcgccgcagaaattgggcaaactccGCTATACTAACCGCAAGTCCATTAAAGtgtcgcgaaacggagaatgaGACATAATACGCATGCTTctcaaatggctcctcaagaTAGTGCATGAAACGCCAAgcacatgcggcaagccagacaagacgacgcatgcggcggcaaaaagacgcatgctgctcaaatagaaaactaaaaaaaaaaaaagaatgcgataCATTCAAAAGGGAGTTCCTGCATACCTTTCATGAAAATTCTGTGCATTTCTGTACTTTAATCAAAATTCAGTGTCACGTTTGTGTCGTGTGCTACGCAGCTTCGCTGGTTATCCACCTTGAAATGCCTCCGTGATAAACCTATTGATAAGCACCGGTGCCGCCCCTTTCGGCTTCGCCGGTGAACCATCGCCACATGTAAGGGCGGTGATTTTTAAGTGTTTGTTGAATGTTAATTTAGAGTTGCTTGCGTGAGTTTTCGTTCTTGTCGGCATTAGGAAGATACTTGACTGCGGATAGCAATGGCTAAATATCTCGAACGCCGGATTCAGAGAAAGCAGAAATTGTTGGGACGAATCGCCAGAAGCAGCCAGTACTTAGATGATTTTGACGTCAGTTTCTTTCGATTTTGAAACCACACGCCCTtctagtaaaaaagaaaaaagggagcTCTCAATACTCCGCTGCGTAGCGACCCGCGCGCACCTGTCAGCAGTACGAAATACCGTTTTGCTAGCGCATGGCATCTCGGTCATCCAACCTGTGATCCCTTCACAGAAGTGAACCTGTCCACAGTAACGCCACAAAAAAGTAGCTTCGTCCTCTTAACCTTGATGCGGCTTAGCCTGTATGCTGCCTAATCCTGCTTGGACTGCAGTGTGCTCGTTTACTTCCCGAGAACGAAACATTTATCTGCATTCGCTTTTGATTATATGGTTAAAGTCAGGGAGGGCGACAGTTTCCTCCTTGCCTCGTTTTGGCAGCAGCAACGCGAACAAAACGAAATCCATGCGATGAGGATCGACAAGGCGCGCCCCATACGCGTATACCTACACACGTAGCCAAAACATTTCGCCGAGCCGCGCTTGATCGTAGCCAGGTCGCCAACCGTCGTACGAACCGCGTGAGTCTTCTGGATTCCTTTACCTATACTGACATCTAGACTTACTGTATAtgccacctttaggtagcatatacagtaactgtatTGACATCAATGAAGGCGGTGGGAGTTGAAGTGAACTGCGTGAATACTTCGGGTCATACATACGAGAGCGACGTTCTAGCGCTTTCTGGATAATATTCTCAGCGTCTAAAATACATCACGTTTCTTCGCTCTCTATAACGTTCTTTCTTGTTCGCAGTCGACTGGTGCCCCACCGGCCCGAGACCCCTTCACGACCACGCAGGCCGGTCTTCCTAACAGGTCATACAATCTTCTCCTTTTGCGTGTCCATTGCGCTGTCTTTCGCGCTCATGCGTGATCCCTAGAAGCTTCCTCCGAAAACCTTGAAAGGAAGCCTGCGCATTCCCCTGTCATGTATAGTCCGTACATCTTACGTCAGCGTGGTTCACGTTGATCCACGCGATGTAAACCATTTGGTGAGTTGGCGTTCGTACGTCATTAGTAACTCATCATAAAGACGCGGAATTAATGGAGCTGATGAGCTTGTGTCCAGTGCTCCCTTTGTTCTCCATACTTCTTGTGTATACTGCGTGCGATTTAATAAGGATGGACTCGCGGCTGTCCTGCGTTCAACATCTACGGCGAACCCCAGTGGTAGGAGACGAGCCCGCTTAAGCGTTCGCGAATTGCTCTCGGGAGGGCTCGCGTCGGCCTCGATCAAGAGAGCGCGGTTCGAGTAGTTGTAAATGTAAAACGGCACTCTGCACGAAACGCCTTTCCCGCCTATTTTGGGCACGGCGCCGCCACGTGTATGGCCACACCGCGTTGAAGTCAATGCGCCGTGTACCACAGCTGAAACAGGGCATTTGTGTTTGCCGCGTTAAAACGAGGACGCGTGTAGTTCAGGGTGTCCCCATTGAAATGCATCCCAAGCTACGTTCTCATTTGGTAACCGCCCGAGCGGTTTAAATTAATTGTCCTGTGTTAGACGAAAGGTTCACCTCGCGCACGCACCAGGTTCCTCATTCATCCACTCTAAAACTGCACTTTTAAACTAAATGGGATAAGTTCACTAAAATTAGGGCGCCGTAAATCTGCAACGAAGAGCGGTAATATGAACCGATTCTTCCTTCAAGTGAAAAGAATGGCTACCTGCTGTTAGCCAATTTGTTCAGACGAGTTCTTGAAGCTCGAAAAAGGGCACAGTCGCTAGAAGAAGTCTGGTGGTTAAAAGAGCCTGTTACGTGCAAAGATAATTTATCTTTGATTAATGTACACATGTACTGTACAAAGGTGTATGCAGGAGGAAAGCTTGAGACATATAGCAGAAAGCAGCTAACATACAACTTATATCGGTTTTAACCTGTGCTGCTGCTTACCTTAGTACTCCCCATCCCACTCCTGCCCGGTAATGTAGCCTGGAGAATCTTCTCCTTTTATGTGGGGTAGCCTGCGTAAATTTGGTATGTTCTGAAGCTTTAACAGATTCACTTCGCCTGTTCGcagcatttcattttatttttaaatggAAAGCTGCCGGTAGAGCTGCACGCCGCGAAGTGAAAGCTGCGAAACTATATATAGCACAAAACCGTCACATATATATGTTCCGTGTAGTCTGTTTCTTTTTTAAGGGAATGCTGTTAGCCCGAGGAATTCGCCATTCGTAAAACTTTCAGGTGCTCGCCGCGGGTCGCCATGTACTCCGGACTGTCGAGACCAGGCGCTTCTTGATACGCGAACATTCCTCGCGCGTTTGCAGCATTCTAAGAAAAACTGCCGTGAAATTTACGCAAAATTTGCTAACGCATTCAtatgcgctgaaaaaaaaataacttgacGTCGTTTGATGTGGTATTTGATTCGTGTTTGTGCGTGGTGTGTTGCGTTTGTTCGTTGCGTGTAGGTGCTTTAGGCATGTACAATGCTCACGGATTGAAGCGCTACATCAAAACACTCAGTATAACGACTAGTATGCGCAATCGCACGAGATAAACGcgtcatgtcgctacgaatcGTAGCCGCTAAAGTCTCCGACGTAAGTGTTTCAGTCAAAATTACGCCGTTATGACACAAATGAGGACGGTGGAAACGACGGTGCTTGAATTACTTAGCCCTAAgtgcgtttcaatccgtgagcactgcaTTCATCTTACTGAATTTCGTGCCGTAATTGGTTTGCCACACGTTTGAATCGTCAGTATGTATGGTATACTGTTTTCGCTGGCCGTCTGCTACCAAGGTAATGTGAGCGTTTATTAGGATGCTAAAACAAACAGTaacctgaaaaagaaaacaataaatggACGCATCGTGGGCACTTCGCGCACTTCGCAAAATGgtgaattgtggcgtagtgggtacttcgcaacagTGATTGCAGTAAGCGCCATAGAGAGCTTAAAACGGCCCATGTCACTCGCACAGAAGTCTTCATGACTGCGTCGGTTCAGCGAGGCCACGCGTTCTAGGCGCACTCTACGAACTGCTCCTCTCTCATTCATGAACCTGAGCGCGacgcaacttacctggttctcaATGACACTATGGAGTCGGATCGAAATGCTAGACGGAGATGTGCCAGTGGATCTCAGTATGGGTGCATCCGCGTAGAAGGCTGTCATACCGGcccacagcaatacacactgcgtGAATTGTATTTCCTCCCGTCCAGCACAGCTGCAACTATTTCTACGGAGGCGCTTTTTTGCTTTCGTGCTATGAACGATTCCTGTGAAAGCGGaatcatgttctttttttttctctcgaataTACCATTTCTTCGACTTGGTTATTACTCTTGCTTCACATATTACCTTTTTTTGGTCATTTTCACTTGGTAATGATATTATTTGTACCAGACCCTGTAGTACTTAAACTtcacgtaataaaaaaaaaaactaatttttaGAACAGCGCATGTCTTGCTTAACTTATCAGTGAGGATGGTACGTTTCGTTTTCATTCACTGATGGCGCTTATGCCTCCGCTGCAGGAATTAAATTTTCGGGTATAGTATTAAAAAGCAAGCTGATTTAATATCTTCTGAATATTTGTTCTGATATCGCGAAAACTGCCCTGATACAACTAAAAATACCCCCGCCGCTGAGTAAACATCTCTCTGCCTGTGTTGATAAAGGAAACTGCTGTGTTGcggctggtagtcctggcgcagcagcagtggaggaagaccggcggtgaccgacGCGGCGGACGCCGACCAGCCACGAACACGCGGTTTTGACGCGAAGCGCCAAGAataagaaacgtccgcattcaacgagtactcTTCACACACTGCGTTTTATTACACGTCGCCTGTTGAACAtgatgccagagcggcgccccctggcattctTACAGAACAATTGGGAAACCGAAACTGGTGTATACAATCACAACACAACAAACTTTCCTAGGATATATGTGTAGAATGGAAATATCTATGCAAGCATATTGTTGtcgtttgtttgtagcctaccaagcttggcacttacccactctgggggattggccaagaagtattgtagcctatggatgatTCCCTCTGTAACGTCGTTGTCTTCGTATTGTGGCTCCACCGTAAGCACTATGAATTCACACCAATGCgcccttctttctctccattttacAATCACTCTTGGTAAAAGTAGATCCGTAGCCCACATAATGCCGTTTTTCATAGCCGAAAGGCCACTACGGTACGTTATGCTCAAGCGTTTATGTGAAGCATAGGCTTGCTAATCCTGTTTGGAATAAGGTTTCAAGGCTTCTCAGAAgaacgagaagaagaagaagagcgccCAGCGAAGAAGCCTACGTTGACTCGCACGGAATAGCACATATTGTGGCTATCAGAGCAAAACCCAAGTGGTAGTTGTAGACGTGAGGGCGACAAGACATGCTTTCTGATAGTCTGAAGCGGTGCTCGCTCGCTTCCGGTGGCCTGTGTGCCTACGTTATTCGAGAACACGCCACCGGCGTCGAGTTCCAGGTATAACTGGCTTTGCGGGGAAGAGCGGGGCAGAACTACGGCCGGTTGCGACCACTGCCGCACCCAGACGTGATCCTTGTGCGCTTCAGCATCGACTCTCCGGACTCCTTGGAGAACATCGCGCCGGCGTCGGGGAGCCGCATGTGCGCCACTTCTGCCCCAACGTGCCCATCATCATAGCGGGGAGCAAGAAGGGCCTTCGGAACGCTCTGCGCACGATGCCGGCACTCGCCAAGAAGTGGCTATAGAGGACCGGTTTCGTCGTTGTCGCGCACGGCACAGGCGtgatcctcatgtgcttcagcatcgactcTCCGGACTCATTCGAGAACATCACGCCGGCGTCGGGGATCGCAAGTACGCCACTTCTGCTCCAACGTGCCCATCCTAGCTGCGAGCAAGAAGGGCCTTTGGAACGCTCTGCGCACGATGCCGAAAGTCGCCAAGGAGGTGGCTAGAAGACCGGTTCAGTCGTTGGCACGCACGGGCACAGACGTGATCCTCACTTGCTTCAGCATCGACTCTCCGGACTCCTTGGAGATCATCGCGCCGGCGACGGGGAGGCCTCAAGTGCGCCACTTCTGCCCCAACGTGCCCATCATCATAGCGGGGAGCAAGAAGGGCCTTCGGAACGCTCTGCGCACGATGCCAGaatgcgcgaagaagttgctagAGGACCGGTTACGGTCGTTGTCGCGCACGGGCACAGACGtgatcctcatgtgcttcagcatcgactcTCCGGACTCCTTGGAGAACATCGCGCCGGCGTCGGGGAGGTCGCAAGTCCGCCACTTCTGCCCCAACGTGCCCATCATCATAGCGGGGAGCAAGAAGGGCCTTCGAAACGCTCTGCGCACGATGCCGGCACTCGCCAAGGAGAAGTGGCTGGAGGACCGGTTACGGTCTCCGCACTCCTTGGAGAACATCGCGCCGCCGTCGGGAGGCCGCAAGTGCGCCACTTGTGCCCCAACGTGCCCATCATCATAGTGGGGAGCAAGAAGGGCCTTTGGAACGCTCTGCGCACGATGCCGGaatgcgcgaagaagttgctagAGGACCGGTTACGGTCGTTGTCGCGCACGGGCACAGACGtgatcctcatgtgcttcagcatcgactcTCCGGACTCCCTGGAGAACATCGCGCCGGCGACGGGAGGTGGCAAGTGCGCCACTTCTGCCCCAACGTGCCCATCATTTCGAGGAGCAGGAAGGCCCTTAGGAACGCTCTGCGCACGATGCCGAAACTCGCCAAGTGGCTAGAGGACCGGTTACGGTGGTTGTCGCGCACGGGCACAGACGtgatcctcatgtgcttcagcatcgactcTCCGGACTCCTTGGAGAACATCGCGCCGGCGTTGGGGAGGTCGCAAGTGCGCCACTTCTGCCCCAACGTGCCCATCATTGCGGGGAGCAAGAAGGCCCTTAGGAACGCTCTGCGCACGATGCCGAAACTCTCCAAGTGGCTAGAGGACCGGTTTCGGTCGTTATCGCGCACGGCCACAGGCGtgatcctcatgtgcttcagcatcaACTCTCTGGACTTCTTGGAGAACATCGCGCCGGCGTTAGGGAGGTCGCAAGTGCGCCACTTCTGCCCCAACGTGCCCATCATCATAGCGGGGAGCAAGAAGGGCCTTCGAAACGCTCTGCGCACGATGCCGGCACTCGCCAAGGAGAAGTGGCTAGAGGACCGGTTACGGTCGTTTGTCGTGCACGGGCACAGACTtcatcctcatgtgcttcagcatcgactcTCCGGACTCCTTGGAGAACATCACGCCGGCGTCGGGGAGGTCGCAAGTACGCCACTTCTGCTCCAACGTGCCATCATAGCGGGGAGAAAGGAGGCCTTTGGAACGCTCTGCGCACGATGCAGGAACTCGCCAAGGAGAAGCGGCTAGAGGACCGGTTACGGTCGTCGCACACGGGCACCGACGTGACccatgtgcttcagcatcgactcTCCGGACTCCTTGGAGACCATCGCGCCGGCGACGGGGAGGCCTCAAGTGCGCCACGTCTGCCCCATCGTCCCCATACTCATAGCGGGGAGCAAGGAGGGCCTTCGGAAGGCTCTGCGCACGATGCCGGAACTCTCCAAGAAGT
The sequence above is a segment of the Rhipicephalus sanguineus isolate Rsan-2018 unplaced genomic scaffold, BIME_Rsan_1.4 Seq10034, whole genome shotgun sequence genome. Coding sequences within it:
- the LOC119375895 gene encoding rho-related GTP-binding protein RhoC-like; translation: MPKVAKEVARRPVQSLARTGTDVILTCFSIDSPDSLEIIAPATGRPQVRHFCPNVPIIIAGSKKGLRNALRTMPECAKKLLEDRLRSLSRTGTDVILMCFSIDSPDSLENIAPASGRSQVRHFCPNVPIIIAGSKKGLRNALRTMPALAKEKWLEDRLRSPHSLENIAPPSGGRKCATCAPTCPSS